Sequence from the Metopolophium dirhodum isolate CAU chromosome 2, ASM1992520v1, whole genome shotgun sequence genome:
aaaaaatgtataattgtattaatatttatataattacataaaaaatatattcctcTTAGAATTGTTTTCGGGATCAAACATTTACGAAATTATAGTAATCGGCTaccattatgtaggtatacatgaCTTCAGCTGAACTGGTTTTTTTTCTCCATAATACTCCTTAATTTGTTACTCACTTAAGCCGTAGATACTTACTTTtcccattaaaaaaatatatcattgttaCTTTTGTactctattaatttattttaaatttgacatcagttttttattttacttggaAGCTTATAAACTGTCAAGAACAAAAACACGTTTTACTGTCgaacaacaatattgtaatatattgcaaattattaatttctaaatttatcGTTATTCGTTACTATACtcgtaaaattgtattaactaaataagatctacattattatttgcatttatGAAGCTgatttacgataatattaaccATTTTGGTTTAATCAAACGTATATCATTAAGTGTTCAATTATTACTTAGaatctacaatatttttattaattcacgTTCTGAATTTCACAGTTAACACTTCCTAGTTCCAATCCGAAAACCCCAAAAATAATGGAATATTGCTATTTTgactataaacattatattatcattgctGTTAATTAAATAGTCTACTGCAATAACTACACctcgtcaatatattataattatttaaaaaatgcaattctattattttaaattggtaCTAATATGCTAATGAGTAGatggtatgtacctacctactctatTACAtacaaaaactaattaaataatattgcacgtaaatttatatattaagtaagCTGTATGCATAATACTTATCATGATCCGATAGtcacaattatttaaatgtataagccTTATAAGTTGTTCACCTCAATGTTCTAgatagatcattttttttttttataaaacacgaGTAAGTACATTTTCATAACAGTATGTTGTAACACTTTATAGTAAAAGTTATTCGATTGCGTACACatcataaacatattttatgtaaatttacaAAGAACTTTTTATGAACACCGAACAGTgcagttttaaaatatgaacaatatgcAAAATACCATTCCATGCTGCTAAAAATCTAACTATTTATTGGAcaaatttataaagtttattgttttttaatatttttgaacgttatttaattcaattatttcctgtgaatatattatcttatcatatttatatgtaatattacccacctatataatatcctCGATATAggcttttatataatacataataacaaaattcaattaaaaataatcatgtatAAGATATGTACACAATATGCTTACAATTTCAATTGCAATACTGAACAACGAATGGTTCAttaatcttttaaaatatatccttCAATGAAcatacgtatttatttatttatgtgagtagaaatattttcaaatgcctttaaattgaatatcaataggtaaaccatatttttttatatgtacctaccagaaaagtattattatttactttttacaatcttttaaaattttaccgatgttataataataggtcTTAGGAACACGATTAAGATCAGTTGACTTGTAAATGAGTTCACTATAAATACAAGACATTttgatggtacctatataaattaatatagtcataaattaaattacaaaatatccacaaaaaaaaattaaacaaactaCAGTTTAAATAAAGTTTTGCGTCCTTACCTATTATAAACCTTATAAATTTGACGAAAATTCGccaaattttataatgtttcttataaaatacgaactatttttgatattatataatatgattaaaatacccaggtacctacaaataaatcaatatataaatCAGTAAATCACCAAACTATAGTTTACAGGTTAAGCAATTTCAAGCCCTAcgaatttaaatcaattatgtTGACAATCATAATAAACGTACTTAAATTATAGGTAGTAATAGAttcatacaaaatttaaattaaattaaatatagctATATTTCAGCAACAAATATCGACGCTTATCaacaataacaaattacatatttttaataaacataaactaAATAGGGAACCTCGATTTTGAACCAAAATTTTGagcacattatttattattaaacgttgTACGAATTAAAAACTTGCCTTTGCAGGGGAAAAAATAATAGTGCGTACCTAATCTtcattttcagttttatattaatatatcgtcaagtgaaaatcaaaaaaaaaaattataccaaagCCTCTGactttaaaaactgttttaagtCCCTTTCTTATAATCTGCTACCGcacatttataatgtaaaaataatgtgaTTGTTAAATCTTACTTGcgtgtatatataaatgtttaatcggtaaaaatattacgagttaatatattatggccACTTTATATGGTAGGTACATACTAAAAATGAAAGACGTAATTTTAGTGTTATacactatactactatagtataatatgttacgtgTGGGATGGGCGGAAACGAAAAAACTTGTCCGacataactatataggtacctattttttgacgatttttatAACACTGCAGCAGCAGTAttattctgttataataatatgtcctatgtgtttattatttatatatattgatgtCGATAGTCTTATGATtcttttatagtaaaaaataactattaaaacattttaattattcccaaaccatattttaaatgtttgcctTTTAGGTGAAAATGTATTTAGCTAAAagagatacataatattataagagtccgttattatattagtaatattggttataaaatatagattaaagCACGCcctcagaaattattttttttttactctaagTTTTCCTACTTTCCTTACacacaggttttttttatataattctaaaaataatttaatcaatcgGCGATTGCCTTAAACGTTATCATAGTCAACTATTAATGTGtacctaacaaaataatcaaatttgataaaaaatctcTAAATCCCCATTTGAGCACATCCCCTGGTTAGACCTAGGAGGATGatttgtgaatctaaaccatcCAGAGCGTCACCCAAACGCATACACAGaaattcattcaaatcggtccagctgtttaggaggagttcaatCACAAATTCACAACACACGTACagtagaattatatatataaagatgaTAATACTTTTTGGGGTGGCTTCAACTAGAAATTACAGAATAGCTGAATAACTTAAGTGAAATGGAATTTACaacgaaaaattaatataaaatagaatacaattaataacaattacaatattataatattataatattatttaaaaacaaattttacgcGTCGAATAACCATTGTACCTTATCTATGTCACAGGTTACAGAATAGTGAAGAACAAGAAGCTGTTCGTCGGCACCCAGACGCCCGTCAGTCAAGCCGTGTCGGCGGCCAAGTACGTGCCGCCGATAGCCGGCACGGCCGTCTCGGTGTCACCGTACCGGTCGGCCACGGCCACGATCGTCACCCGGCCGGCGGCCGTCGTAGCGGTCACTCGAGCGCCGCCCAGCGAATCTTCGTGGCGCGGTTCGCCGTTCGTGTACCCGTCCGACACCCAATCGTCGCCACTGCGGTTCCCCGCGGCCGGATCACCGCCGCGCTCGTTGGCCTCTCAGTTCCGGCGGCCGCAGCCTAGCAGCACCGCGTCCCCCGCCGCTGACTATAACTATTCCGTGCGGCCGGTGGACGTCAACTCGATCGCGGGCACCGCGGACGGCGGAAacggtgacgacgacgacgacgcacgACGACGACCGTACAGGCGGCGTTCGTCATCGTCGTCCACTGAGGCCACGGTCGCGGCGTCCACGGCCGCGGAACAGCAGCCATTGTACGAGCAACCGTTGCGGCCGCACACGTTCCGGCCCGCATACCGCAAGGTGGTGGATATGTCAGCCAGAACGACGCCAGAACCACCGGCGGAACAGGCGCAGTACGACGGCGTGTCGTTCGTCCGGAACGGCTTCAAGTACTACCTGCCCCGGCACTACCACGAGGAACAGTCGGACGACGCGGGTGACACGCGAGCCGGCAGCTTCGGTTACGTGGACCCGTTCGGCATCAGGCGGGTGGTCTACTACAACACGGCGCCCGGCACCGGGTTCGTGCACCGCAAGAACAACCGTTACGTGGGCCTGGACGCCGAGCCCTACGACCCACGTCCGTCGATATGATCGGGCCATCGTACCGCCGACGACGGGTCCTGTCCGACAATGTATTAGAATAAAGGCGGGTGTCCACTATACGCGTCGTAACCACGGTAAGAACGTGGTTAATCACGCGGtaatctaacctaaccgacCGATCGCATTTGAAGGATTTACGCGAACTCGTATATAGTGGAAACCCgcctttataaattattattggtcgtcgtcgtcttcgggTTAGGTCACGTAACACGGTGCAcgtgtacatatttatatatatatacagcagAACCATAACAAACCATAACCCCGCGCAGCCGGTCGCCCGGGGGATGCGCGCgcataacgtaataataatagtattatcgtATAGTCACATCAGCTAtcgcgtaataatattatattatagatggtTGTATTACGCACACGAGCCATAACGCAAAGTTAAAGAATCATCATCCGTTTTCCTCCggtgcagcagcagcagcgatactcgtaggtacatatatatgtaggtagttgTAATAATGATTAGtgttagttttttattattttcttgttcTGAGATTCTCTCCCCCTCGTACAACAATTTTCATTTGtcgcctatataataatatataatatgtatacgatatTAATGATATAGAATATGACTACAACTACTATATAGACGGTGTCGTATAATACAAGTAGAAAAACTCgcaatttattagaatattataagataCACACTCGGAGACATTCGGTGGGCGTGCATTACGACTGGAGACTTGATGCGGACCGCACAATAAAatacgtataggtaataataataataatatattataatatgtaattattttcaaaacattgcCATTAGTGTCGCCGTTCGACGGTGACGATAACCAGTATAGGCTGAGTgtagactatatattatattattataggcactgCTACAACAGTAGTTGctgataattaattttcaactatAATGTAGGCAGGTATGCAGCGCCCAGTGGTGTACTGATAAGGTGGAGAGTAGGTGAAACAGCTAATTGACCGATATACCGCGTGACCACAAAAACAGGGTACACAGAAAAAAGTGAAGTTGTTGCGCACGCGcaagagttaaaaaatattaagtcatgGGAATTAATCAGCCAATAGTTGTTTAGTCTTGTGTCCCACGAACAGAGTTCAAAACTTTGTATAGGGTACTGAGTAATATAAGTAACAGAGTTAAATATAGCGTACCCTGCAGGCTTTGTAGACATacggtatattattttgtcgcgTCACAGACTGTTACCAATAGAATCGTTCTCCGGAAATATTTTAccaagtttgaaaaaaaaaatgaaaacaaaattcatattttttttttatatcgataaatatactgattataatattatattatatacaatatccGTACTGTACCAGCCGAACGATTCCAGGTACACTACTGGAACGTTGAGGTACGTCGATAAAACAGTGATGTTTTCACCGACCTATCAGCACGTTAATGCGAGTTATCAATTTAAGTCTCTTTTTATAACTATGCCTCAATCTCGTTAATGTGTGTACAGCTAGTCAAAATGagtataactttaattttatttattaatttaacggtcgatatgtattttaatatccgTTTCCCGAggctatatttttatacaactataatattttatagaccaGCGTCGTCTGATCGGAAATATCACgtaggtatagtattataatatttggtacccctgaataggtactattatcTATCTGAGTTAatgtacttgtttttttttcatctataaTGATACATTGCCAAAACCATTCTCGTCCGGTCTGAGTGGACTTGAAACAATAGAATCACCAATGTTGAAACCTGTGAATGTAATAGGTACGAATCTCACAGATTGCACAACTGCGGGTGATTATTTTAGCCATTGTGTACCACAGCCAATAAATCTATACTCCATTGTCTACAATTGGCAAGTGTTTGCCATAGTAAATTacacttattattaaatagaattattttagaaattctTGTAAAAATGTGCCACGCAAGCGTGCTCAATGTTgagcaaatattaatttattttatacgtttaattaaataattattaaattatactaatatgttactaatataatacgtacaaaTCAGCgtttgtgattattttttttatataatataaaaaacataaaaataattaatgataataatatttaaaaaaaataataataataatagtaataaatatattatataatattatatatttaatatttatagataaaaaaatataaatacagatCGCACAAGAAGTGAGTTTTGTTTTGCAAAAATGTTTTTCTCTTTCTTCCTTTTCCTATTGTACCTGAACGTAAATGCTGGGAAAAAAATACGCGAGTTTATATACATACGGCGAACGCACGTTTTATTGTATGCaaatggctataatatattttattgtgaacAACAGCTGTTGCCCAGTAGAAAGTAAGCAAAGAGTCTATTACGGTGTTTGAATGACCAAACAGGCTGTCTCCTATTTTTGGTTTGAAAAAGTAAAACAGGTATAGGCATAGCTCAaactcatcatcatcatcatcgttatCATTGCCCCATCTTTTCATCGGTATTCGAGAATTTTTTTTCCAGGACTTCACGATACTATGAGCGATTGAGAcgcttatagttttattatttatgcgaAACTTGTGTGAAAAATATTCACGTTAAATGATCTGACGTagcaaaataaacatttgaataacaataataatatattatataggtacctagtcttTATTTCGAACATACTGAAGTAAAATTATCTGCATAAATAGTCGCATTTAAATTGaacctaattaaatattattgaaacattgCGATTAAAGatggtttattaaaataattttgtcatataaaaataaacgtgcAGAAATTTAAGAGgcagaataatattgttaaaaatgatcCGGtcttgttgatattattatgaagacaTACTTTGATTCGTCTCTTCGTGATTACCCAGGAATCGGTAATCAACTTTAAAGTGATGGCAGTTTACGTAGGTACATTGTGCATCTACGTTTTTCTCTTTTTATAGTTTGTTACCCCTACTCCTCAATCGTAACTATTATATCTATCACCCTCGAAGTTCGTCCTGTTTTGCGTACACCCGAAGAACTCCAAAACGTTGATTACGATGCCTCTGGAGAACGGGTTGTAGTATTTGCCTCTGCTGTTTTTTAAGTACGTGTACTTTTTATGGTTGATCATCTCGTTTCTGGTCAAATTCATCAATGCGTTGATACACTGTGaagaaacaacaacaacaaacataaatatatgtattcaaAACGTCGATGAACTTTGTCCGTACACGATATTCAGATACAGGTAAGTCGTAAATGCATGGAATCCATGTGAATATATCGTTTTATCGATTGTATATCGACGTAAAGTGTATCCCTACCAATACGTATTAcgttatatagtttttttgatACATAATTTTGGAAAACTATTACTTTATTAAAGAGTCAAAAATCAAATGTTTAATATGTTAACGCTCTGTGTTTACCTCGAAATAAAAGGTTCAAACTCTTGTTTTAAAGTTTCattaaaatgcaatataatatggtttatacaAATAAGTGAAGAAAATGACTAATGATATGGTTGGAAAATTCGTAAatcgaatttatttaaatatcttaaaagttcgattttaaaatgagtttttattaagtacctattaacaaATAGTACTTATGaggtgaatattaattaatttaaagtttaaatagaaTTCTAGTAGATGAGTGCAGTTCATGGTATAGGTGGGTGGGTAGAAAGACACTGAGACActctgtgtatattatattgtgtggttattatagatattatacttacaatcGTCGCAGTCAGGGCCCAGCTCAGAACACCAAAAGCGAACGCTTGCAAAAGCGCTAGGACGTAAAAAACGTTGAACCCGTCTACATTGATCGTGCAGCACACCAAGTAAATCACGTACGAACAATTCATTGCTAGACTGATGACGAACCAGAAGAACCACGACCTATGAACCAATTCGAACAAGTGCACACGCGTTACCCGTTGATTCAGGTTGCTGGGTaggctttttaatatacttatatagatatatacataggttggtagacataataattattatacgctaAATTCTTGGTTAGGGCGGTATAGTCTgtggtaaaactaaaaatctatAAGGTCAAAAGACACTATTGccccattgattaaatatttgagGGGACAGTTGTCCCCCTCCTCCTTCCCTATGGTTAAATAGCTAACTATCATACAGCGACActcacatataaattatttttaggaaCTTATAGCTATATGAAATActcacaaatataaatatactaaataatgaaACTGTACTATCGGAATTAGCTTTTctggaaattattcaattgtatttgttttcaaTTGTTTGTGGAAAGTCCATAGGACTATATCACGGACTAATTTTATTCTGCGCGCAGacaagaaaaaaagtaaaaaccgttAGTATTATATGTTCtaatgttgtaatttataatttttgttcattggttcaatattaattggtgacccctatcctatatgtatatatatataatatattaatatctaccaCAGTACCATATTCTAACTATAGTTCAATTATAAGTTAACTTGGGTAGGGTTTTCAACTTATGGTTGCGCAACATTCCTACAACACTTTATGGGAGTTTACCAATTGCGCTTAAAATGACCTTTTCATATACCAATTATTGCGctcaaaacattttacaatacctaaggaaaagttattagttagttataaattataattatatagtaaatgaTTACACTCACCAACTTTTTGCGAGTATTgatgcataatacataatataatatataaaaataaacaatatttttcttcaCATTTAACAAGTTACTTTTTGATcgtcaattatataaaatgtatgataatgaTAACTTGTTTTCATCTATCACTCAAATGCATACTTCTGAAGTT
This genomic interval carries:
- the LOC132938224 gene encoding uncharacterized protein LOC132938224 isoform X2; this translates as MGFGLYAVVILAILGTVASKIDGGWDTEPNTQYHIQTDEGPERYFKYQTISGQYRKERRLQDGSVVGTYGWVDADGYLRLNDYVADSKGYRIVKNKKLFVGTQTPVSQAVSAAKYVPPIAGTAVSVSPYRSATATIVTRPAAVVAVTRAPPSESSWRGSPFVYPSDTQSSPLRFPAAGSPPRSLASQFRRPQPSSTASPAADYNYSVRPVDVNSIAGTADGGNGDDDDDARRRPYRRRSSSSSTEATVAASTAAEQQPLYEQPLRPHTFRPAYRKVVDMSARTTPEPPAEQAQYDGVSFVRNGFKYYLPRHYHEEQSDDAGDTRAGSFGYVDPFGIRRVVYYNTAPGTGFVHRKNNRYVGLDAEPYDPRPSI
- the LOC132938224 gene encoding uncharacterized protein LOC132938224 isoform X1 translates to MLLSQARGVKSSAAAVRSSSQITRLTYLFYCVFQLAILGTVASKIDGGWDTEPNTQYHIQTDEGPERYFKYQTISGQYRKERRLQDGSVVGTYGWVDADGYLRLNDYVADSKGYRIVKNKKLFVGTQTPVSQAVSAAKYVPPIAGTAVSVSPYRSATATIVTRPAAVVAVTRAPPSESSWRGSPFVYPSDTQSSPLRFPAAGSPPRSLASQFRRPQPSSTASPAADYNYSVRPVDVNSIAGTADGGNGDDDDDARRRPYRRRSSSSSTEATVAASTAAEQQPLYEQPLRPHTFRPAYRKVVDMSARTTPEPPAEQAQYDGVSFVRNGFKYYLPRHYHEEQSDDAGDTRAGSFGYVDPFGIRRVVYYNTAPGTGFVHRKNNRYVGLDAEPYDPRPSI